A window of the Arachis duranensis cultivar V14167 chromosome 5, aradu.V14167.gnm2.J7QH, whole genome shotgun sequence genome harbors these coding sequences:
- the LOC107488223 gene encoding probable aspartyl protease At4g16563, which produces MASSARKLELLWFILIFIWVPSSSSQTLVMPLTHSISKEQFNSTHNLLKSTSTRSAVRFHHQRQRHRQHQVSLPLSPGSDYTLSFTLGSGPAQAHPITLYMDTGSDLVWFPCAPFECILCEGKPSPGPSRPPNITRAHAVSCQSPACSAAHSSTSSSDLCAMARCPLDAIETSDCSSSACPPFYYAYGDGSLIANLYRHTLSMSSLVLKNFTFGCAHTTLGEPTGVAGFGRGLLSFPAQLATFSPQLGNRFSYCLVSHSFNGDRIRRPSPLILGRRDGGDEHGEFVYTSLLRNPKHPYFYSVGLAGISVGKRDIPAPEILRKVDATGSGGVVVDSGTTFTMLPASLYNSVVAEFDRRVGRIHKRASEVEGKTGLGPCYYLDTVAQVPAVTLRFAGNDSSVVLPRRNYFYEFLYGEDGATTKRRVGCMMLMNGGDDSELSGGPGATLGNYQQQGFEVIYDLEKQRVGFARRQCALLWDSLNREKN; this is translated from the coding sequence ATGGCATCTTCAGCAAGGAAGCTTGAGCTTCTCTGGTTCATTCTTATCTTCATTTGGGTTCCATCTTCATCATCACAGACACTTGTTATGCCCCTCACACATTCAATCTCCAAAGAGCAATTCAACAGTACCCACAACCTCCTCAAATCCACTTCCACCCGTTCCGCCGTCCGCTTCCACCACCAACGCCAACGTCATCGCCAGCACCAAGTTTCCCTTCCTCTCTCCCCTGGAAGCGACTACACCTTGTCCTTCACCCTGGGCTCTGGCCCGGCCCAGGCCCATCCCATAACCCTCTATATGGACACAGGCAGCGACCTTGTCTGGTTCCCCTGTGCCCCCTTCGAGTGCATACTCTGCGAGGGAAAGCCCAGCCCAGGCCCAAGCAGGCCACCAAACATCACACGGGCCCACGCAGTGTCATGCCAGTCACCTGCATGCTCCGCGGCCCACTCCTCCACGTCATCATCCGACCTCTGCGCAATGGCACGTTGCCCCTTAGACGCCATAGAAACTTCTGATTGCAGTTCATCGGCGTGTCCGCCATTCTACTACGCTTACGGCGACGGAAGCTTAATCGCAAACCTCTATCGCCACACACTCTCTATGTCTTCTCTCGTTCTCAAGAACTTCACCTTCGGTTGCGCCCACACCACCCTCGGTGAGCCCACCGGCGTCGCTGGTTTCGGCCGTGGTTTGCTCTCTTTTCCGGCCCAGTTAGCCACCTTCTCTCCTCAGCTCGGTAATCGATTCTCATACTGTTTGGTATCTCATTCTTTCAACGGCGATCGAATTCGTCGCCCGAGTCCACTCATTCTCGGCCGTCGCGACGGCGGGGACGAACACGGTGAGTTCGTGTACACGTCCCTGCTTCGGAACCCGAAGCACCCGTACTTTTACTCCGTCGGGCTAGCTGGAATCTCAGTCGGGAAGAGGGATATTCCGGCGCCAGAGATACTGAGGAAGGTGGACGCGACAGGGAGTGGTGGTGTTGTAGTTGATTCCGGGACGACGTTCACGATGTTGCCAGCGAGTTTGTATAACTCGGTGGTGGCTGAGTTCGACCGGCGAGTGGGGCGAATTCACAAGCGGGCGAGTGAGGTGGAGGGGAAAACGGGTCTGGGTCCATGTTATTACTTGGACACTGTGGCCCAGGTTCCGGCGGTGACGTTGCGTTTTGCGGGGAATGATTCGAGTGTGGTGCTGCCTCGAAGGAACTACTTCTACGAGTTTTTGTACGGTGAAGATGGAGCCACGACGAAAAGAAGAGTGGGGTGCATGATGCTGATGAACGGTGGTGATGATTCTGAGTTAAGTGGTGGACCCGGGGCCACGCTTGGGAATTACCAGCAGCAGGGCTTTGAGGTTATTTACGACCTTGAAAAGCAGCGCGTGGGATTCGCCAGAAGGCAGTGCGCGTTGCTTTGGGATAGCCTGAACCGTGAGAAGAACTAG
- the LOC107488224 gene encoding bifunctional adenosine 5'-phosphosulfate phosphorylase/adenylylsulfatase HINT4 isoform X2 — protein sequence MMAAASSSCVFCEIATRSTATTLLHSDDKVVAFQDIRPSAFRHYLVIPVQHIPTVNDLQRKTEDYALVTHMLEVGRMLLLRDAPHSNHHRFGFHQPPLNSVNHLHLHCLALPYTPRWRFIKYMPLGPIGFIEAERFLEKIKP from the exons ATGATGGCGGCGGCAAGTTCCTCATGCGTTTTCTGTGAGATCGCCACCAGATCCACCGCCACCACTCTTCTACACTCT GACGATAAGGTTGTTGCTTTCCAAGACATTAGGCCTTCTGCTTTCAG gcaTTACTTGGTAATCCCTGTGCAGCACATTCCTACTGTGAATGATCTCCAAAGGAAAACTGAAGACTATGCTTTGG TGACTCACATGTTAGAGGTTGGGAGAATGCTATTACTTAGAGATGCACCTCACTCTAACCACCACAG ATTTGGCTTTCATCAGCCTCCCCTGAATTCTGTTAACCACTTACACCTCCATTGTTTGGCGCTTCCCTATACACCCAG ATGGAGATTCATAAAATACATGCCTTTAGGACCAATTGGCTTCATAGAAGCAGAGAGATTTCTGGAAAAGATAAAGCCATAG
- the LOC107488225 gene encoding chaperone protein dnaJ 13: MDEPNEAPENRELYALLNLSPEASDEEIRRAYRQWAQAYHPDKYQSPHMKDIATENFQRICEAYEILSDSNKRQIYDIYGMEGVNSGLELGATLNRAEEIKAELERLKRMKEREKMAAHFRSSGTILANMSLPHCLNGDGLFRGMAMTSEIQSDLSKRDAITIGGNLAVDGNEGGGAATAVFRHQISEASSVELVASAGLRALVGVQASRTLSSHSAATMGLALSLQDGSLNLSNLWTRQLSETASGHIQLALGTQSSIAVGWQKKDERRSASGEVKFGTGSFDTSVHYTHRFSPKSLGCIGGRVGSSSLEIEVGGGRKISKFSTVRWLYTIGIQGIFWKFELHRGGQKLIIPVRTSRHHSGALVVPASMYFLLKKFIIKPYYLRRNKQKALEKDEKTSSQVKEARAAAEKAQKLQENVANRKRNKQLETGGLVIMRALYGNERVLCNLNSSSETSLESTSEVIDVTIPLNFLVNDSGQLKLHEGVKKSGIMGFCDPCPGEPKQLYIEYAYAGNEYKVSVGDYEELIIPQGAHRI; encoded by the exons ATGGATGAACCAAATGAAGCACCAGAAAACCGAGAACTCTACGCACTTCTCAACTTGTCTCCAGAAGCTTCCGATGAAGAAATCCGCAGAGCTTATCGCCAATGGGCGCAAGCATATCACCCTGATAAATACCAATCCCCTCAC ATGAAAGATATTGCTACGGAGAATTTTCAACGCATATGTGAGGCCTACGAGATACTGTCAGATTCAAATAAGAGGcaaatatatgatatatatgGCATGGAAGGTGTGAATTCTGGTTTGGAGCTGGGTGCGACTTTGAATAGAGCTGAGGAGATAAAGGCGGAGCTGGAGAGGCTCAAGAGGATGAAGGAACGGGAGAAGATGGCCGCGCATTTTCGATCTTCGGGTACAATTCTCGCCAATATGTCTTTGCCACACTGTCTAAATGGTGATGGCCTCTTCAGAGG AATGGCCATGACAAGCGAAATTCAGTCTGACTTATCGAAGCGTGATGCTATTACAATTGGTGGCAATTTAGCAGTAGATGGAAATGAAGGTGGTGGAGCTGCCACTGCAGTATTCAGGCATCAAATTTCTGAAGCTTCCTCAGTAGAATTAGTGGCTTCAGCTGGTTTACGTGCACTAGTTGGAGTGCAAGCATCTCG TACTTTATCATCACACTCAGCTGCAACAATGGGCCTTGCGCTGTCTTTGCAAGATGGTTCGttgaatctttcaaatttaTGGACCCGCCAATTGTCAGAAACTGCAAGTGGACAT ATACAGCTTGCTTTGGGAACACAGTCGTCTATAGCTGTCGGCTGGCAAAAGAAAGACGAGAGGAGGTCTGCTTCTGGGGAAGTAAAG TTTGGCACAGGTTCCTTTGATACATCAGTTCATTATACTCATCGCTTTTCTCCTAAATCACTTGGCTGCATTGGAGGAAGAGTAGGAAG TTCTTCCCTTGAGATTGAAGTTGGTGGTGGGAGGAAGATCTCTAAATTCAGCACCGTGCGCTGGTTGTATACAATAGGAATTCAG GGTATTTTCTGGAAATTTGAACTACATCGTGGGGGCCAAAAGTTGATTATTCCTGTAAGGACA AGCAGACACCACTCTGGAGCATTGGTGGTTCCAGCATCTATGTACTTTCTACTGAAG AAATTCATCATTAAACCCTATTACCTTAGAAGGAATAAGCAGAAAGCTCTAGAGAAGGACGAGAAAACATCTTCACAG GTTAAAGAAGCAAGGGCAGCAGCAGAGAAAGCTCAGAAATTACAAGAAAATGTGGCTAACAGGAAAAGAAACAAGCAATTAGAAACAGGTGGACTGGTTATTATGAGAGCACTATATGGAAATGAAAGAGTTTTGTGCAACTTAAATTCGTCAAGTGAGACAAGTCTTGAATCAACTTCAGAAGTCATTGATGTCACCATTCCTCTTAATTTTCTAGTTAATGATTCTGGCCAACTCAAG CTTCATGAAGGTGTAAAAAAATCGGGCATCATGGGGTTTTGTGATCCATGTCCAGGAGAGCCTAAACAGTTGTATATAGAGTATGCTTATGCTGGCAATGAATACAAG GTTTCGGTTGGTGATTATGAAGAATTAATAATACCCCAAGGCGCCCACAGGATATAG
- the LOC107488224 gene encoding bifunctional adenosine 5'-phosphosulfate phosphorylase/adenylylsulfatase HINT4 isoform X3, whose amino-acid sequence MMAAASSSCVFCEIATRSTATTLLHSVVAFQDIRPSAFRHYLVIPVQHIPTVNDLQRKTEDYALVTHMLEVGRMLLLRDAPHSNHHRFGFHQPPLNSVNHLHLHCLALPYTPRWRFIKYMPLGPIGFIEAERFLEKIKP is encoded by the exons ATGATGGCGGCGGCAAGTTCCTCATGCGTTTTCTGTGAGATCGCCACCAGATCCACCGCCACCACTCTTCTACACTCT GTTGTTGCTTTCCAAGACATTAGGCCTTCTGCTTTCAG gcaTTACTTGGTAATCCCTGTGCAGCACATTCCTACTGTGAATGATCTCCAAAGGAAAACTGAAGACTATGCTTTGG TGACTCACATGTTAGAGGTTGGGAGAATGCTATTACTTAGAGATGCACCTCACTCTAACCACCACAG ATTTGGCTTTCATCAGCCTCCCCTGAATTCTGTTAACCACTTACACCTCCATTGTTTGGCGCTTCCCTATACACCCAG ATGGAGATTCATAAAATACATGCCTTTAGGACCAATTGGCTTCATAGAAGCAGAGAGATTTCTGGAAAAGATAAAGCCATAG
- the LOC107488224 gene encoding bifunctional adenosine 5'-phosphosulfate phosphorylase/adenylylsulfatase HINT4 isoform X1, with protein sequence MMAAASSSCVFCEIATRSTATTLLHSVRLSSLSLWIVIYELNLSIKKLQDDKVVAFQDIRPSAFRHYLVIPVQHIPTVNDLQRKTEDYALVTHMLEVGRMLLLRDAPHSNHHRFGFHQPPLNSVNHLHLHCLALPYTPRWRFIKYMPLGPIGFIEAERFLEKIKP encoded by the exons ATGATGGCGGCGGCAAGTTCCTCATGCGTTTTCTGTGAGATCGCCACCAGATCCACCGCCACCACTCTTCTACACTCTGTAcgtctctcctctctctctctctggatTGTGATTTATGAATTGAATCTGAGTATTAAAAAATTGCAGGACGATAAGGTTGTTGCTTTCCAAGACATTAGGCCTTCTGCTTTCAG gcaTTACTTGGTAATCCCTGTGCAGCACATTCCTACTGTGAATGATCTCCAAAGGAAAACTGAAGACTATGCTTTGG TGACTCACATGTTAGAGGTTGGGAGAATGCTATTACTTAGAGATGCACCTCACTCTAACCACCACAG ATTTGGCTTTCATCAGCCTCCCCTGAATTCTGTTAACCACTTACACCTCCATTGTTTGGCGCTTCCCTATACACCCAG ATGGAGATTCATAAAATACATGCCTTTAGGACCAATTGGCTTCATAGAAGCAGAGAGATTTCTGGAAAAGATAAAGCCATAG